The following proteins are co-located in the Candidatus Planktophila lacus genome:
- a CDS encoding YajQ family cyclic di-GMP-binding protein, with the protein MADSSFDVVSKIDRMELDNAINQAIREIDTRFDFKNTGAKIEMAGEKINIEADTEERAKATLDVIKDKMIKRGVSLKHIDPGEPQLSGKIYKISCPLKEGISTENAKKIAKFLRDEGPKSVKSQIQGDELRVTSKSRDDLQATMAMIKEGKWEFAVQFVNFR; encoded by the coding sequence ATGGCTGATAGCAGTTTCGATGTAGTTTCAAAGATTGATCGTATGGAGCTTGATAACGCGATCAACCAAGCGATCCGCGAGATTGACACGCGCTTTGATTTTAAAAATACCGGCGCAAAAATTGAAATGGCCGGCGAAAAGATAAATATTGAAGCTGATACCGAAGAACGCGCTAAGGCAACTCTCGACGTCATCAAAGATAAAATGATTAAGCGCGGGGTTTCACTTAAGCATATTGATCCAGGCGAGCCACAACTTTCTGGAAAGATCTACAAGATCTCTTGCCCGCTTAAAGAAGGTATCTCTACAGAGAATGCAAAGAAGATCGCTAAGTTTTTACGTGATGAGGGTCCAAAGTCAGTTAAATCTCAGATCCAAGGTGATGAACTACGCGTCACTAGTAAGAGCCGTGACGACCTGCAAGCCACGATGGCGATGATCAAAGAAGGTAAGTGGGAGTTCGCAGTTCAATTTGTGAATTTCCGTTAA